A portion of the Scleropages formosus chromosome 13, fSclFor1.1, whole genome shotgun sequence genome contains these proteins:
- the LOC108925268 gene encoding protocadherin beta-16-like yields the protein MEYKGFAKVCASYMFFVPLLQITFGDMTYTIPEEMRSGSFIANIAKDLALDVKRLSDRNARVDTVGGRRHYCEFNLNTGDFIVSERIDREALCGMKSSCALKYELVLENPLELHRITLHIQDVNDNSPTFSKDVITIEITESAERGTRFPLDEAHDADIGQNAVQTYTIEKNEYFVLAVNTDTVGSKSGELVLEKKLDREQQQEVKLLLTAADGGTPQRSGTAVIHVTVLDVNDNIPVFSQAVYKASLPENSPSGTFVLRISATDADEGENGDVFYDWGRVSDDVLKLFSLDMKTGEIKINSPTDYEEESTYEMRVQAKDRSGLVSYSTVLIEITDVNDNAPVILIKSLNNPIPENVLPGTEVGIINVQDKDSGENGKVRCSVHQNVPFKLTPSIQKYYSLVTTKELDREVMSNYNITATCTDGGSQPLYSSVTIQLVVSDVNDNPPVFDEKSYSAYLSENNKPGSSVCSVTSRDPDWRQNGTVFYSLLPGEISGVPISSFLSINGETGVIHAVRSFDYEQFRSFKAHVVARDNGSPPLSSNVTVSVYITDQNDNSPQILYPAPSGNSFMTEVIPKAAHAGSLVSKVIAVDADSGQNAWLSYQIVKSTDPGLFTIGLHSGEIRLQRDVAESDSMKQNLVIAVKDNGQPSLSTTCSLYLLISDNLAEIPELKDMSYEENNSKLTSYLIIALVSVSTFFLTFIILVVAVRICQQKKPRVLFDGTVTIPSAYLPPGYTEVDGTGTLRSSYNYDTYLTAGSRTSDFKFVQSYSDNTLPADQTVKSNLEEIIGSDVKYRSGLDDQCEVRPMKNYQYKSNNTRIAQINNMNSNF from the exons ATGGAATACAAAGGATTTGCAAAGGTTTGCGCAAGTTACATGTTTTTTGTTCCATTGCTGCAAATCACATTTGGAGATATGACATATACTATTCCGGAAGAAATGAGAAGCGGATCTTTTATTGCGAATATAGCAAAGGATCTGGCTCTTGATGTTAAAAGGCTATCAGACCGCAATGCCCGTGTGGATACTGTCGGTGGCAGACGGCATTACTGTGAATTTAATCTGAATACTGGGGATTTTATTGTGTCTGAGAGGATCGACAGAGAAGCCCTCTGCGGGATGAAGAGCTCGTGTGCTTTAAAATACGAGCTTGTTCTGGAGAATCCTCTGGAGCTACATCGCATAACTCTTCACATTCAGGACGTTAATGACAACTCGCCAACATTTTCAAAGGATGTTATAACTATAGAAATAACAGAATCGGCGGAAAGAGGCACTCGCTTCCCTTTAGACGAGGCCCATGATGCGGACATAGGACAGAATGCGGTTCAAACCTATACAATAGAGAAGAATGAATATTTCGTTTTGGCTGTTAATACAGACACAGTAGGTTCGAAAAGTGGGGAGCTGGTTTTAGAAAAAAAGCTTGATCGtgaacaacagcaggaggtaaaATTATTACTTACCGCTGCTGACGGTGGGACTCCACAGAGATCTGGTACTGCAGTCATACATGTCACTGTGCTGGATGTGAACGACAATATTCCTGTGTTTAGCCAGGCTGTGTATAAAGCCAGTCTGCCTGAGAATTCACCTTCTGGTACTTTCGTACTTAGGATTAGCGCCACTGATGCAGACGAAGGTGAAAATGGCGACGTTTTCTATGACTGGGGGCGCGTTTCCGATGATGTATTAAAGTTGTTTTCTCTTGATATGAAAACTGGAGAAATCAAGATTAACAGTCCAACTGATTACGAAGAAGAGTCCACTTATGAAATGCGGGTTCAAGCAAAAGACCGATCAGGACTAGTTTCGTACTCAACGGTTTTAATAGAAATTACCGATGTGAACGACAATGCTCCAGTGATATTAATAAAATCTCTAAACAATCCCATCCCTGAGAACGTGTTACCTGGCACAGAAGTTGGCATCATTAATGTGCAGGATAAAGACTCTGGAGAAAATGGGAAGGTTCGCTGCTCCGTTCATCAGAATGTTCCTTTTAAGTTAACACCGTCAATTCAGAAATATTATTCCTTGGTAACTACTAAAGAACTTGACCGTGAGGTAATGTCAAATTACAACATTACAGCCACTTGCACTGATGGTGGCTCTCAGCCTTTATATTCTTCTGTAACTATACAATTAGTTGTATCAGACGTCAATGACAATCCACCCGTTTTTGATGAAAAGTCTTACAGCGCCTATTTAAGTGAAAATAACAAACCTGGTTCTTCTGTTTGCTCTGTTACGTCAAGAGATCCAGATTGGAGACAAAACGGAACCGTTTTCTACTCCCTTTTGCCCGGTGAAATCAGTGGTGTTCCGATATCCTCGTTTTTATCTATTAACGGGGAAACAGGGGTGATCCATGCTGTGAGATCATTTGATTACGAGCAGTTCAGAAGTTTCAAAGCCCACGTTGTAGCCAGAGACAATGGTTCTCCTCCACTCAGCAGCAACGTCACTGTGAGCGTCTACATAACAGACCAGAATGATAACTCTCCACAGATATTATATCCAGCTCCATCGGGGAACTCTTTCATGACCGAGGTGATCCCCAAAGCTGCTCACGCGGGCTCCCTTGTTTCCAAGGTGATCGCAGTGGATGCGGACTCTGGACAGAATGCCTGGCTGTCCTATCAGATTGTGAAATCCACTGATCCCGGACTTTTCACTATTGGTCTCCACAGCGGAGAGATCAGGTTGCAGAGGGATGTTGCTGAATCTGACAGCATGAAACAAAACCTTGTTATTGCAGTGAAGGATAACGGACAGCCCTCTCTATCTACAACCTGTTCATTGTATTTACTTATATCAGACAATTTGGCAGAAATTCCAGAGCTGAAAGATATGTCTTATGAGGAGAACAATTCCAAATTAACATCTTATTTGATTATTGCCCTGGTTTCCGtttccacttttttcctcactttcatTATTCTTGTTGTGGCTGTAAGGATTTGCCAACAGAAGAAGCCCAGAGTGCTGTTTGACGGCACAGTCACCATTCCCAGCGCATATTTACCTCCGGGATATACAGAGGTGGATGGGACAGGAACTCTGCGCAGTTCCTACAACTATGACACGTACTTAACAGCAGGCTCGCGCACCAGTGACTTCAAATTTGTGCAGTCTTACAGTGACAACACACTGCCTGCAGACCAGACTGTGAAGAGCAATCTTGAGGAAATTATAGGTAGTGATGTAAAATATCGGAGTGGATTAGATGACCAGTGTGAGGTAAGACCAATGAAAA ATTACCAATATAAATCAAATAATACGCGTATTGCCCAGATAAACAACatgaactcaaacttttga